ggaactttcatccagaaaatatttcagttaatttttcagcaccacaatataaattttaaacaaaaagtaaattttctacgaaatagttaagttttcaagaaaatagttcaatagcttaatttctaaccaaacagttgcatttttatgaaaaaatttgatttctgctgatacaggtaaactttaaaataaaaaagacaaactttaagaaaaaagagttgaattttcaaacgaaccggctcagaactctagttGTAAAATCCCGAGTGTTGTAATATTTCGACGCTCCCTTACATCTTTTATTTGCAGAAATTTTCTTTACATTGAgttccaaataaaatttcaatttttgttcaggCTCAACAAGTGATGCCTCTCGATCAAATTATACGAGATGATGATTATCCAGAAAGTTCTCGCCTGGCTAAATGTCACAACTTGAAGCTGTCTTTGGTAGCAGACAGAAAGGGCGACGAGTCGTTGCAAGCTTACAAATTCAACGAAGAGAAAGCCATGGAATGGTTGCAGAAGAAAGTCGACAGGGTAGCCGAGATTCTTAGACAGAAGAGCATTCATGTTTCTCAGGGTGCAGTCAGTGCAAACTTTGTTAAAAGTAGCAAACATGAGAGTGGAACAGCTGCTGGTAagtttttcatttcattattaaatttaaaattaaacagtaaaAATATCGTTCcacttttatttgttttaatcgaaaaatattcgCGGTTCACAAACATATTTTAcggtcatttaaatttaaaaattcaaactcgaAAGCTaaccatttttccattttaatcaatgaaaaatgatcttaaaattaaagcactcaagatggaactcttaaatttcaaacttttaaagttgaagtttaaaagtttcttaattcaaaatttttgtgttgaaattctcAGTAACATACACCTGTAAAATGGAAAGTACTAACACtcttcaattaaacaattttaatgtaactgtatttaaacttaaaattttcaacttttataaatattgtagaGTTCagagattcagattcagttccaaaaatataaatccgtgTTATAATCTTCAACGTTCTAAATCAAAGGatatatgcatttaaaaaaaattaattatagtattttaactaattttaagctagaaacattacaGCTTGatcgattaaatttgtttaaattgaagaattgttacattataagttaaataattttaatttcaaatagtttagatatccttaaaaagcttcaaaattttatttcactattgaaaaatctacatgttttttaaaattttttcaaatacatatgAAATTATGATTAAAGgtttttcataacttctaaatatcgttttaaatcatttgaatttcaaataatttttcaaaataaaaaatcgttttcaattttcctagtaatcttaagaaaatatttttcttcttttgaaacctttcacaattcttaaaaaggttataaatttattattttaaatctgaaaaactctacaatttgttttaaattaggccgtggctATTTGCACCGGAATTTCAGTactaatagccggattttgtGAGAACACGcagttcttttaaattatttgaaatcatttcaagtttttaattaattttttatcctttcAAAGCCTCTAAATATCTCCAAAAATTACTCGAATTGTACTATAAAtaaaaagtgttcaattgttacttatgcatcaaaattcaacaatttcacttacaaattattaattttttaaatagaagaattaaaattgtaacgttcaaagtttaaaagcttcttgaaatttaaacgattcaacgtttattatttcaaataatgcagtttcaaattaaataaaattttattttacgactaaggcttttgaattgaaccagtaaaatttttaacactgaattctggaaattcttaaattttgaacggatttagaatcgtcttaACAATTCAATTATAATTCCCTGTTTGACGTGTTaagcatagtttaattttttaaatcatgaattagtttatatttaaagtttatgaagtaaatcaaatttttatcaaaatttttcaatttcaaattttcagttgattgtCTTCGAAAactgtattttgaaattctttaaattaaaaatataggcttaaaaataaaaatctcaaatgGAAAATTTGGTCTAAtagaatattttcgaattacgcattataaaatggatgatatcataattaaagattgataaaaatttcggtcaaaaaataaatttactgtcattacTCGGTCCTGCGACCACCCTGATTCGatttaaagtaatataaaatataattaataatcataaattaaaataataactcaAATAGCTACATCagatttcatgcaaatttaattttaatttttattctcttttaatagtcaattttatttatttaaaaatcaatcatcaaaatcaaagaatttgtaattgtaaattgtcaaaattacaaacttttctattgaaaaactcttgaattttaaaggcgcataaatacaaattcttaaatttttttatttgggatcatttttaattgcgaattttgaaaattcagaactcaaattttaacgatttacgaaccaaaattataccatttttcagAGTGacaattgaaaacttgaatttaaaagatgtataaataaaaattctaaaatgttgataattttaatGATCGAGAGTGAGGCTTAGAATtctatatctttaaaaatgaataagtaggaatttaaatattcgaaactaCAAAAATGTTATTGGTAAGACTTAAAACCtgcataattgttaattataaattttcaggattaaaaacttaaaaattttaaagattaacaatTTAGAGTTCTAccgtttttaatacaaaatctcccaaattgatgaaatttcaaatgtaatttatcaaaattacagaatttttaattgtaaaatttgtataattttttattgtaaattgaaaaaaaatttattcttcaatattgaaattttgcaaattaacgtgctacaattttaaacatattcaattaaaaattcctaaattattatgattttgaagatcaaaggacaggttttcaattttaaatcttcgaaagaaatcaaagttaaacaatttttaattgtaattttgaagatcaaaaatcgagttttccaatctaaatctttcaaattaaaaaaattccgaatataaatcataaaaattacagcttttttttcaatataaaactaaACTTGCATAATgcttaatgataaattttcaaatgtaaaaaggtttttatttgaaagatttaaaagtttgaagatttgtaattgaaaattcttcaattttaaagatgtataaataacatttttgttatttacaaaaataagaactcttcaatttggaagatttacaattgaaaattcttgaattttgaaaatatagaattattaaatttttaatttttataattattgtgaattcttcaattttcgcAATGCGCTATTCATAATTCTACCATTTTCaatagttacaattgaaaaatcttgaattttaaagatgtataaataaaaattcctaaatgttgataattttggaaaccaAAAGTCAAGTTtccaattctaaatatttcaaattgaagaaatactgaatttgaagattattatgtATAATCCTCTTTTATAGAATATCTTAGATACGCACACGGTATTGTCTCGGAATACCTCGCCGAGGATCTCTCCAAAAAGTTGGCTCAACACCTGAATTTGCCGGAAGAGGTGGAACAAAAGAAACGCAAGTTGAACAGCCCAAAAGATACAGCTGATGAAAAGAGGCACAAGAAGGAACCACAGGAATCTGAATCCATTCCACGAAATGGAGCACTCGATTTGACAAAGCCCGAAAAGGTTttacctctttttttattttcaattaattaaaaacattttaggccTTACAGTCCAAAATTAtctcaaaacagggaaaataggatgatttttcacgaaaaaagagaagtaaattctctaaaataaaattaatgtataggtaccatattaaattcaatatgaaatacttaagatttcaagtcaaaatattttctaccaaaagatatatgttttcaaaaaaagagtttagttttcaatttaaaaagccgAATGTTTTAAATAGCCGTTGAAATTGAaacccgaaaagataaatttttgacaaaaaagaaggttatttttaaccaaatagttgaactttcaagtaaatttcaatttttaagaaaaatcacaaatgtttcagaagacacttaaattttctatcagaaagtcctgtttcaacctagaaagatgaattttttaattaagaaagataccTTCTCTAtcaaagaggatgaattttcaacaaaaaagttaatttttaatcaactatcCAAATGACGAAAAATCAACAAAACGTTCGAATTGTCGGAAAaagatgagattaaaaaaaaaaagttgaattttcagaaaataattaaaatttcaacaaaatagtttcatttttaaccaaataatcgaattttcaacctacaaagatgaattctcgaccaaaaagacgaattttcaacacagagcATTATTTATCTgccaaagaagactaattttcaacaacaacaaaaaaacagactGTCAGTAAGTCAAATGTTCAtataaagagacgaattttcaaccaataccatgaactatttaccaaaaaagaccaattttaaacaaaatacataaatttttcaagaaatagttgaattttcaactaaaaaggataagtttgagttaaaaataaacttacaaaaaaaagaattttcaacacaatagtcaaattttcaagtaaaattatgaatctgcaatgaaaaaaaaaacgaattttgacgAAAGTAGTTCATCTTTTTACCGAAAGTACAaatattcttccaaaaagacgatttgtcaacaaaatacatacatttaaaaaaaaagttgaatcttcaactaaaaatgtaaattttcagtaaaaaaaagtaattttaaattaaaaaaaaaaaaaagaattgtgcctaccatagttaaatgttcaaccaaaaaatacaaattcttaaccagaaagacgaattttcagcacagaaaattcattatcaaccaaaaaagactaatttttaacaaaatacatgaatgttcaaataaatggttgaatcttcttttaaaaaaggtaaattttaatttaaaaaataaattttaacaagaaataacgAATTGTCcaataatagtcaaattttcaaccaactcgatgaattttctactaaaatgatgaatctacaatgaaataaattttcacatacatagctgaatcttcaactaaaaaaggtaaatttcagttaaaaaaattaatttttaacaaaaaataacaaattttcaataaaatagtcaaattttgaaccagagataaatttcctactaaaataataaatctgcaacaaaaaaaacaactaattcttaacaaagtagtttaatttcttaCCAGAAAAGACCAAATcttaagtcgaattttcaacccaagaatattaattttcaataaaaaagactaattttcaataaaatacataaattgtcaagTTAATActagaatcttcaactaaaaaacgtaaatttgaggaaaaaattaattttcaataaaatagtcaattTCCTAATCATTCAAAGAtgaattatcgaccaaaaaaacgaattttcaaccaagagcatTAATTACCTACCAAATaagacaaattctcaactaaggaagataaatttttagaaaaaaattaactttcaacaacagcaacaaataaattgtaaaaaaagtcaaattttcatataaagagacgaattttcaaccaagaacattaactATTTaccaaagaagactaattttcaacaaaatacatgaagtttcaaagaaatagttgaatttttaacctacaaacatgaattctgtaccaaaaagacgaatcttcaacaaaatacatgcatttttacataaatagatgaatcttcaactaaaaaaaggtagatttcaactttaaaaaactaatttttaacgaaaaataatgaattttcaataaaatagtcaaattttctactaaaaagataactgcaacaaaaaaaggaatttttaacaaagtagttcaactttgaaccaaataatacaaattttcagccaacaacgtaaattatcaatcaatacatagattaaacaaaaatacttgaattgaTAATCAAATtgatcatagttgaattttcggatacaaaaggttaaatttcaacaaataaaatcgCTTTTTAACctcatagtagaattttttaccaaaaaataggaattctgAAACAGAAATGTAATAGTAAgtttttgaacctaaaattaaaaaatgaaaacctaaaataattatctttcaaccaaatctaaatagatttttttagtaGATTCAGTTAATTCAAATCACAATTAACCCTTACTTGACACACTTCCGCTGTGTGACGTACTTGACACACTGGGGTTTTTTATACCCCAGCCGAAAAACGGTTATAAAAACTTAACGACTGCGTATTTTGATTTGccaattttttcgtaaattctttgGATATCACTTTCCATAGAAATATTggtctcataaaaaaattaattttagtataccaaaaaaattatttaaaaaaagtgtgtaaaattgcgttttttgcgaaaaaatcacaacttctcaattttttgatcaaaatcgctcaaaattcaagtgaatttggTTAAGATGTTGTactataagaaaaaaaacaatattagtgGTCATTccgaaaaaggtatttattttggaaattgaatgGAAGAATTTCGCGggataaaaacattgttttatttcaatttaaaaacatcaaatctTTATTTCTATTggctaaaatgttataaatttgatctgcaaatgataaaaaaacattgaaactgGCAAACGaacaattacaattataatttaggatatttaaataggaaaataatccaatgtaaaatccttttttaacgtccaataatcaaattgatgaaaagaattcctgaaaataaaatcaagaatctaacgaacaaatttggacaaccaccacaaaatgtacccattggaatctgaaaaaaggaacacttctctcccctccttttcccctaaaaaagaaaaaaagaaaagaaaattattcatctttacttcggaagaaaataaaaaggaggaaagaaaaatgagaaggcaatcaaccaaatccccttccttctcttttttatttctttcgtcctctttattcccaccattatcaaatcccaataaaaaaacatttaaaaaatatataataatcaccagcgttttggcactcatacagcacccttatcaaggcgaaaaataaataaaataaaatggaaataaaaataaaattaaatgaaaaaatatataaataaataaaaattaataaataaaataaaatttttgagtaaGTAGTAGTAAAATGTTTGAGTACACAAAATTAACTTGGACATATGCTGGGGTCTTCCGCACCCCAGTGTGTCAAACAAGGGTTAAGTGAGAAAAACGTTAAAAcgaaaatctttcttgaatatagatgaaaaagaggaatttaaaaaaaagggagaAAGAAGGGAATGAGAGAAAGAGTTTTAAgcctgacatttttttttcttctttcagcCCCTAAAGACTCCACCACCTTCAAAGAAGGACTTGGCGAGGCAGAAGGCAGCAGCGGGTTCGAAAAGTATTACTAGcttcttcaagaaaaaatgagCACGATAAACAAAATTGCTGTGAATGCTCaagatttttcagtattttacGCAAAAAATGATGCTGCTGTCGATCTTCTGTGTTCCTATGAATGTTGTTATCTTAAACGTGGATTTAAGCAccttttaaaagtaaacaatgcATAATCGCTCAATCACAAGATTATAAAGAGGACAATGGGTGAAAAATGGTAATAAAATGTAACGAAACTAAATATCTACGTTAGAACATTATCGTCGACTTTTGTGAGGAAATCTCTTGCTCAAGCTTTCTATTCGTCTTTTATTGAATGACTCGCAATACGAGAACGagatttttttcaactcaaatccAAAATGTCTACTCTgatcaaattttagtttttctcaTCTTCATCAAAAATTGATTgtgtaattcctttaaaaattactttgaaacttATTGTTTATTTATCTTAGAATCTTTAGTTGTCATCTTGTCAGAAAGAATTGTTAATCACATAGTCTCGCGATTCCAGATATTGTTTTCTCGATTTTTAAAAAGCgttaagaaatttttatcttttacagggttaatttttacattcttttgaattttgctgttttttactTGTATCTTGTACATAGTATAGGTATATGATTGtagttatttatgatttttttttactaaaaaaactaatattttcctCGTTATATAACAGTGTACTGCTCACATTCAAGCCGagatgatttatttaattctgtaTACAGTGTGAGTGTAAAGTAAGAATACTTAATGTACAATGAAATATTAATCAACGTTGTACTCGTAATGTAATATacttgtgaaaaatggaattgtagtagaaaattatttcttaaacattgGTTTATCTAGAAGTAAAATACTTTTGTaatgatcatttaaaatttaagaaacttcgaaaaaaatatttgcgaatttcccatttttaagctaaacaactttaatttcaaggcctcaaaaattacattattttagaatTGCGTATTCAAAACTATAAGTTTAAATTGAAGTTATAGTAATTGGatagattttattaataaaaaattagatttctgtaaaaaaaggtcattttcaccagtaaaaattggagaattttaaatattataaaccttcaaagtttaatcattctaaaaacattaaaaatgaacttatacctaaaaaaaaacctttaaaaatgggAAATTCAAGCTTAATTGAACcgttataatttaaacaatttcatactttatttaaaattgaagtatttttaggTTTTAGATTTTTAGATCATTAAATTATCTGCTAAAACAATTCTTAACCagcaaaaaaaagaaggaatttccaATAGAATATAGTGAAACTTCCAAACAAACGAagaatcttcgataaaaaatgaattctcaacgaaaagtgtaGTATAGAGTAAATATTTCCaccaaaagtattttaatttccaatgaaaaatagtgggatgaaacggagaaatacaaatattcaaacgaaaaaatgaatttccaacaaaaaagatcaattttcaagtgaaaatggaatatttctagttgaaaaaattaatttgaaactaaaaaaaaaacgaattttcaacgaaagaaattaattttcaacctaaatgatgatgatgaatatttaaaaaaatatatttttgtaccaaatagtttaattttccacacaaaagatgtattttcaacaaaatacatgaattttcaactaaaaaatataaattttcttccaataaaatcaataaaaaaatattttttaacaaagtaaaataaattttcaacgaaatagataaagTTTAACTccagcaatgaattttcaacgaaaaagattaaatttctatgatgaacattcaaccaaaaaataaattttgttaaatagtttaattaaaaaaaaaaaaaaaaagaaatacaaatgaaTTTGatgtgaaaaagataaattttcaacgaaatacatgaattttaaaataaaaaaagatacatttttaaccaaaaatagaatagttcatttttgagttagaaaaaaatgacaaaaaaaaacgaatttttaacaaagttcaattataaatcaaataaattaattttcaaccaaaaaaataatgcttGAACTAATGAGactaattgtctaccaaaaaaaaaacctatattcaacaaaatagttgaattttcagtaaaaaca
This DNA window, taken from Belonocnema kinseyi isolate 2016_QV_RU_SX_M_011 chromosome 9, B_treatae_v1, whole genome shotgun sequence, encodes the following:
- the LOC117180621 gene encoding ribonuclease H2 subunit B, with translation MPRVKASPKKCVKTSGANTQGANTWVFLMKGKHTQTHLMCAQQVMPLDQIIRDDDYPESSRLAKCHNLKLSLVADRKGDESLQAYKFNEEKAMEWLQKKVDRVAEILRQKSIHVSQGAVSANFVKSSKHESGTAAEYLRYAHGIVSEYLAEDLSKKLAQHLNLPEEVEQKKRKLNSPKDTADEKRHKKEPQESESIPRNGALDLTKPEKPLKTPPPSKKDLARQKAAAGSKSITSFFKKK